The window TCGGCGGAGTTCCAGGGCAAGCCCGCCACGGCCGGTGATGTCGAGGCGGCAGACGATTCCACGGCCTCCTGACCCTTTGGCCATGTCCTCTACTGCCGTCATGAGTGCGTTTTCAAGCGCCTCCAAGGTCTCTATGCCGTCGATGGACACGTCCCGCGATGACCACCTTACGGCATCGAGAGGGACGAATTCGAGATGGACCGATCTCCTGGCGTCCACCGAAACGACAAAGCAGCCCCGTTCCCCCTGCTCCTTGAAGCTACGCCCCTGGGTGTTGCCGGGATAAACGATGGGGGGATCGGTGCAAAGGATGGCCTTTTCGTGCACATGGCCGAGCGCCCAATAATCCATGCCGGAATCGAGGAGGTCCTGCCGGTCACAGGGTGCATAGGTCTCGTGGGCCGGATTCGTCCCTACGGAACAGTGCAGGAGGCCGATGGAAAAGGTGCCCGGGTCGGCCTTGGGAAACATGCGGGCAAGGTTTCTCGACTCCTTGGCGGTCCCGTAACTCATGCCAGTGACGGCGCAGAGCGGGCATCCGTCCCTGTCCACGAGCAGGGTCTCGGGTCCGGACGCGCCGAATACGTGCACCCTGTCCGGCCAATGGATCGGGGAGGCCCTACCTGCCAGGGGATCATGGTTCCCGTAGACCATGAAGGTCTCTTTCCCTATATCGGAAAGTCTCTTCAGGCAGTCTCTCAGGGCGAGCTGGGCCTTGATGCTCCGGTCGGACCAGTCAAAGACATCTCCTGCGAGGAGGAGAAATTCGGCCCCTGTGTCTTCGGCCAGGCCCGCGAGACGGTCGAGGACGCCGTAGTTCGCCTTTCTTAAGGCATCAGCCACACGAGGGGCATCATCGCCTATTCCCTTGAAAGGGCTGTCAAGGTGGAGATCTGCGGCATGGATGAAGGTGAATGAGCGCATGTCTGATGAGATTTTAGTGATATTGTCTTGATTATATGCTATAAGCCGTTTTACGCATCCTTGAATCCATGATCCGGCGGTCGGGGGGTCCATTCTGTGCGGAAATGATCCCTGAATCCGTGAGATATGAATTCAACCTTTCGATTTTACAGAATAAGCCGACGTCAGGGGTATTTGTGGAGTGAGGCGCCCATGGACGGGGTTCGAACGGCAAATCCGCCCCCATGGACGGGGGCTATTTGCCGCACGGAACAAATACCCCTGACGTCGGCTCACGGATTCAGGATGATCCTCCGTTCACCGATGAAATCGCAATGTCGGATATTGATAGATTCTGTGCATCTAAAAAAGGAGGAATCCCATGGCATCTATTCCAAAAATCTTGTCGTTGACCGTCCTTACGAGCATCTCGCTCTTTCTTCTCCTGGCGTGCTCCCATGAAC is drawn from Deltaproteobacteria bacterium and contains these coding sequences:
- a CDS encoding DNA repair exonuclease gives rise to the protein MRSFTFIHAADLHLDSPFKGIGDDAPRVADALRKANYGVLDRLAGLAEDTGAEFLLLAGDVFDWSDRSIKAQLALRDCLKRLSDIGKETFMVYGNHDPLAGRASPIHWPDRVHVFGASGPETLLVDRDGCPLCAVTGMSYGTAKESRNLARMFPKADPGTFSIGLLHCSVGTNPAHETYAPCDRQDLLDSGMDYWALGHVHEKAILCTDPPIVYPGNTQGRSFKEQGERGCFVVSVDARRSVHLEFVPLDAVRWSSRDVSIDGIETLEALENALMTAVEDMAKGSGGRGIVCRLDITGRGGLALELRRPGAIETLLERLRDAFADSDPLVHVRELSVSCRQDTDRDARRLAGDFLAELLVTADTLRERGSEGYAHLREQALWPLFGNRRINRLLSGLDHDDAIEDALVAAESLCMDLLEGDGS